AAGCAAGACAACAAAAGCAATTATAAGCTTTCAAACTCTAATTGTTCCGTTCCGCTATGCTCCACTTCTCAATTAGAGTTTGAAAATAAAAATGTAAACTCATAATAGAATTAAAAAATATGTGTAAATTTGTAACAGGATATAAATGTTTAACTGTAAACTTTTTTTAGGACGAGTCAGGCCAAGGTCTATAATTTTTTCAAAATTATTTCGGTTGGAGCAATAAATTTATTGTATCAATAAACACCAAGTTTTACCTCTTTATTCACCTATATTGAAAAATGGAAATTTTGGCGTGCACCAAAATAGGTTTTTCAAGTTCAAACTTGTGATTTGTTTCAAAATAATTTAGTTCCTTGAAACTATGAATGCTTACAAATACCCCATTAATTTAAACAATTTCAATTCGTGTTTTTCATACATTTTTGATACCCAGCTTTTAATATCAAATTCCGTTTCAAGATTTATTCCTATCAAATTTAATAATGGCACAGACAATTTTAACTTCATCTGAATATCGTCGGTTTGTTTTATGTCGGCATAAATTTCTTTTAACCTGCCATCTAAATAATCCTGATGTTCGTCGAAAACGGAAGCAATATATTTTGTAATCCCCTTTTCTATTTCAGAAGTTTGTGCTGCGTTCATTTCTTTTATGGCATCGGCAATTTCATCTTTAATTTTGCTCTTTATTTTGGCTGTAAATTTCTTCGTTTCCCTCATCCCAGAAATTGCTCAAAATCAAAGTTTCGAGATGGGTGCATTCAAAAAGTTCGGGCAGTTCGTTCAAATCTGTAATGCCACATCTGCCCAAATCTAAATGTGGGTTTTGGCTTTCTTTGCAGTTTTTTATTAGTTTTTTTGCTTGGCTTAGGTCGTTTTGTTTTGCCATAAAATCTATTATTTGCGAATTATTAATATTTCATTTTCAATAATATTGAATAATTCAATACTACTTGATGCAAATATAATGAAATTTGCAGGGAGGTTTCTTTTTTTTGAGAGATAGTTTTTGATTTAGGCGGAAAAACTAATAATTTTACAAAAAATATTATGATAATTGTAAAGAAATAGAAAATATGTCAATTTTAAATTCATTATCATCCTCGCTCGGGCAGCGGGGAAACAAAGCAGAAATTACTTTGGCAAAAGAAATTGCCGAAACAGAAAACCATGATGCAATAAAAGAACTGGTTGAAAACCTGCAAAATAAGGATAAAAAAATTCAGTCGGATTGTTTAAAAACACTTTACGAAACATCCTACATAAAACCGGAACTGATTGCAGAATATCATGAAAATTTCCTCGATTTAATAACAAGCAAAAACAACAGGCTTGTTTGGGGAAGCATGATTGCTTTGATGTCGATTGCCGATTTGAAACATGCCGAACTGTTTTCATCAATAGATTTAATTTCGGAAGTGATTGAAAAAGGCTCGGTAATTACTATAGATTGTGGTGTGAGAATTCTGGCTAAGCTAAATAAATATGACGATTACCACAGCAAAACAGAGCCATTGTTATTAGAGCAAATCTGGAAATGCCCGATAAAACAACTGCCTCAATATATAGAACAATCCTTGGTTTCTATCACAAAAAACAATAAAGAGATATACTTGAACATAATCGAAAAACGAAAGCCCGAATGCGACAAAGAATCGCAAGTGAAAAGATTAGAGAAGGCTTTGAAACAATTAGAGAACCTTTAAAAATGCAATTTTCTTCCTTGTTTCGATATTTCAAATTATTTGATTTCTAATTTATCTTGCAAAAGTTTTTTAATCAATTTTGGTTGAACTTCCCCGTTTGTCTCTTTCATTATTTCATTTATCAATACATTGATAATTTTGGTTTTGCCATTTTTATATTTTATAACTTTATCAGGGTGTTTTCTTATTATTTCATTTGCCAAACAATTTAAATCTGCTTCTGAAATATCCGATTCAAGATTTTGATTTTTAATAATTTCTGCTGGAGATTTGCATGGATTTGCAAGCATTTCAGGAAATACTTTTTTTTGAGCTGAAGTATGGCTAATTTTTTCATCTGCAATTAAATTTACAAGTGATGCTATATTTAGAGCAGAAATCGAAAATTTCTTAATTGTAATCTTGTTTTCTTTCAGGTAGGTTTTTATTTGAACAAGAAGCCAATTTGCAGCAATTTTATAGTTTTTTGTATGCAAAATAATTTCACTAAAATAAATTGCAATTTCTTTATTTTCTGAAAGCAAATTTGCATCATAATAAGATAGATTACAAAGCTTTATAAATTTCGACAAATAATAATTCGGAAGATGTGGCATTTTTTTACTTATCTCGTCAATGTATTTTTTTTCGAGCAGAAGAGGCAAAATGTCGGGTTCACTAATAAATCTGTAATCCTTAGCTGATAATTTATTCCTCACAGGAAAAACCTTATTTTTGACCTTGTCGAATGCCAGAGTTATACTTTCGGGTTTTTTCCCATTGCTAAGAATTTTTGCTTGTCTGTCAATTTCGGCATTTATGGAGTTCCTTAAATTTGAAAATGAATTTAGATTTTTAATTTCCGAGTGCGTTTCAGCAATTTCAGTATTTTTTTCTCTTACCGAAATATTTGCATCGCAACGCAAGCTTCCCGATTCTAAATTTCCATCAGATATTTCCAGATAGCGAACCAATTTTCTAATTTCGGAAACAAAAAGAACAACCTCTTCAGAATTTTTAATTTCGGGAGCAGTTACAATTTCTAACAATGGAATTCCTGCTCGATTCATATCAATTAAGGCAATGTTTGAATCTTTGTCATAAATAGTTTTTGCAGAATCTTCTTCCAACTGAATGCTTGTAATATTTATCTGTTTTTCAGTTGCTTTTAAAAAATTTATTTTAATATTTCCACCTTTACAAATAGGGCAATCTTTTTGAGTTATTTGGTAAGCTTTCGGCAAATCGTAATAAAAATAATTTTTTCTCACAAATTCAACTTGTTTGGAAATCTGCGAATTACATGCAATTCCGAGCCGAATGGCAAATTCTATCGCTTTCTGGTTTGGAACTGGCAATGTCCCCGGATATGCCAGACTGGTCTCACTAATCTGAGAATTTGGAATTTCAGAATGACAATTTTTTTCGGAAGAAAACATTTTCGTTTTCGTAAGTAGCTGAATATGTATCTCTAAACCAATTGCAACTTCAAAATTCTTATCTATATTTTTCATAAAATATATTTTTTATGTTTGTAAAATTAATTTTTTGAATTTTAATTTGTAATATTTTGTATAGTTAAGGAGTTTTGTTTGCAGTTATGTTTCTTGTTATTAAATAGATAAACTTGTTTATGAAAAAAGTATTTTATGTTTTCATCATTCTAATAATAATTGTTTCGGCGTGTAAAAGCGAGGAAACGAAAAAGAAAATTGCTCAGGTAGATAGCCTAATTGTTGAAATAAAAACAATGAATGACAAGCTGTTAAATATAAATATTGATACTATAAATTACGTATTCGATATTTTGAGTGTGAATATAGAATATCTTGGGCAGGAAGGAATTTCATTTCCTGACGACAGCGAACTAAAAAATAAATTTGCTAATTATGGAACAATTTTCAAGTTTCTAAAAAAATATTTGCAACGCTACAATGGTTTGCAAAAAGAAATTGATTTTTCGAAGAATCATCTTGAAGGTTTAAAAC
The genomic region above belongs to Bacteroidota bacterium and contains:
- the gatB gene encoding Asp-tRNA(Asn)/Glu-tRNA(Gln) amidotransferase subunit GatB → MKNIDKNFEVAIGLEIHIQLLTKTKMFSSEKNCHSEIPNSQISETSLAYPGTLPVPNQKAIEFAIRLGIACNSQISKQVEFVRKNYFYYDLPKAYQITQKDCPICKGGNIKINFLKATEKQINITSIQLEEDSAKTIYDKDSNIALIDMNRAGIPLLEIVTAPEIKNSEEVVLFVSEIRKLVRYLEISDGNLESGSLRCDANISVREKNTEIAETHSEIKNLNSFSNLRNSINAEIDRQAKILSNGKKPESITLAFDKVKNKVFPVRNKLSAKDYRFISEPDILPLLLEKKYIDEISKKMPHLPNYYLSKFIKLCNLSYYDANLLSENKEIAIYFSEIILHTKNYKIAANWLLVQIKTYLKENKITIKKFSISALNIASLVNLIADEKISHTSAQKKVFPEMLANPCKSPAEIIKNQNLESDISEADLNCLANEIIRKHPDKVIKYKNGKTKIINVLINEIMKETNGEVQPKLIKKLLQDKLEIK